CCATCATTGTTTTTACTAAACTCAAATGAAGCTGTGTACAACGTATAATCGTCATTTATAAACTCATTGTATGAAAGCTCTTTATCAACTCTCTTAGCAACCCTCTCAAGAGTTAGATCAATTCCTTCATTTCCTAAAAAAGAATAATAGCGTACGATAACAGAAACATCATATTTCTGTGCTTCTTTATAAAATCTTAAATATTCATATTCATCCTTTTGTAAAGTATAAGTATGGTCACTTGTAATTTTATTGTCGTTATCTCCAAATATAATCGCATCCCCAGGGAAATCCATTTCATATCTCCCCGTGGCAGATAAAAACGGATAATACCCCGGTGACGTTTCCTCTATAGATTGGATAAAAGAACGGGTAAAATCATCTTCAAACGCTTCTACCTCTGGCCACTTACTGGCATCCACGTCATCCGGCTTAACATTTTCGTTACTCGACCCCATTGTACACCCTCCTAGTATCAGCACCGCTGTCGTTGTGATAATTAAAAATAACCGTTTCCTCAATTGAGCCCCTCCACCTCTTTTTATGTCATCATTTCCTGCTTTAACAGTTAATAGTATAACGGAACGAACGAGCTACACGTATATAATAAATAGGTTCATGAAAGAAATTAAGGCTTTTTTCACGCAGTACAAAGATATTAAGAAGGATAAAAGTACCAAATCCGGTCCTGCTCAACGTCATTAATTAACACTTTCTATCCTTTCCTTCCAGCTTTACTCCTTATTGTTATAGACATACTCAATAACTCTTCTCCACTCATTACAACAGATTCTTTCCATAGAAAAAATATATGGACGTTACTGCATTATTCAATTTCCTCATTTGTGTCACATGCCCAGCGGCTCATAAAACGGCTAACCCACAGTTCTAGTTTTTAACGTTCATATTCAACTTGTACTAGCTAGACATGCAAACAAAAAACTGTCAAGCATCCGCCTGACAGTTTCATCGTTTCATATTTTAATTTAATAATTTTTAAAACCATTGACAATATGTGTGACCAACTGGTTCTGCTGATTCATTAACATGTCCATATCAGAGCTATTTGACATAAAGCCTGGTTCTATTAGAATGCCAGGCATATCTAATTCGGTTAATACTGTAAGATCGCGCTCCACAACGCCCCGATCTGCTCGATTTAACCCATTTACTAGTTGGGATTGGATAGCTTGAGCTAATTGACGGCTGCTATCACCATAAGTCTGACTACTGTAGAAAACTTCAGAACCGTTAACTGAAGAGGATGTAAAAGCATTGGCGTGGATACTAATAAATAAATCAGCGCCAGCAGCGTTAGCCATCTCTGCTCGTTCGCCAACCTCTATATAAGAATCCCCCGTCCTGCTCATGACCACATTAGCACCCTCACTTTCTAGTGCATGTCGCAGTTTTAAACTGACGTCAAGGGCAATAGCTTTCTCACTAATACCATCAACGATTGCACCTGGATCACTTCCTCCATGTCCTGCATCTACGAAGATTGTTTTACCATCTAGCTGACCCGAGCTATTCGTATTCCCACCACTGCTCAAATCAGTGGTATTCACATAAGAACCATGGATATAACCGTTCCCATTCTCTGTTTCAACTTTATACCAGCCGCTTGATTCACTAAGCAACTCTACGGTCGTCCCTCGCGTTAAGCTACCTATAATCTCAGCCTCAGTGGATGCTGACGACCTAACATTTAAACGTGTAGCTGTGACTCTTCCACTTCCGACCTGTTCAGACACATTTGAAGAGGAAGCAGGAGTACTCTCTCCTTTACTAGAAGAACCGGATTGAACCTCAATATAAGAGCTGTCAATGTATCCTCTCGTCGTTCCAATACTCACTTGGTACCAGCCATTTGAGAAAGGCCCTAATTCAATCATCGTTCCTCTACTTAAATGACTAATAATCTGCCCTTCTGTAGATGGAGAATCTCTCACATGTAAGTTATTCACGGTAACTTTCCCACTTGCTTTTTCCCCTGGTGCGCTCTTAGTCATTGAAGCGTTTATGTAAGCACTGTGAACATATCCCCATCCGCTACTATGTTTTACTTTATACCAGTCGCCTGAAGATTCATAGATAGTAACCTTATCACCTTGACGATAACTTCCAAGTGAAGCAGCACCTGGCGAAGGTTCCTCTCGAATGATTAGCGAAGAAGCAGTCACTTCACCTTCCGTAATTGTTTCAACTGCATCTGCATAGCCAACTGTATCACTTAATTGACTATATAACCCTGCTAAGATGAACAAAGAAAGAACTATCAAACTTGTTTTTTTCACCATTTAACCTCCTCGTGGCTGGTCGTATATGCTTGTTAGGGCAACGCACTTCATTCATTTGTCTCTTGTAATCTCATTAATAATAAAAAGCGTCAATACACTTCACTCTATAATAATTTAATTTATGTGTACATAGTCTATTGACTCATTTGTCGTATTTTCTCGAAAAATAAGAATTTCGTTGTAACTTTTAATGACTTTTACCGACTATAATAATGTCGTCTTTTAGGTCAATAGTCATGATATAATAGGAAGCGATCTCTCACTCATCAACCATTCACTATGAAGAATCGTTGACGCTTCCCGTGGAGCGATTTATGTAAACTTCTTTTTCAAATAATAGGTCATTGAATGATAGATTTTCACTAAAAGACTAGTCATAAGTAGTAGATTAACGTGATCATAACACCTATTTCTCCCATCATAACGATTATTAAGGAGTGACAAAAGAAAATGTCAGAATTACAACGTTCCAGACGGCCTAGTCCAAAAAGAAAAAGCCCTTTTCGCAGGTTAATGAAATATACTTTGCTTACATTGTTGTTTTTAGTTATAGTAGGGGGAAGTGTACTCGGTTATATGATTTTTCAAGTTTCCAGTGTGACGAACGATGCCCAAGAAGAGTTAAATCGTGGTGAAAAATCAAATTTTAGAGACACTGTCGTCAACCCTGTAGAGGATCCTATATCTATTTTGTTTCTTGGGTTGGATACGAGAGAGGCCGATTTATCAGGTTTAACCGATGCAATGATATTAGCTACTTTTAATCCCGATGACAAAACGATCAAAATGGTTAATATTCCCCGTGACTCTTATGTGAACATTATCGGTCGAGATTCAATGGATAAAATTAATCACGCCCATGCTTTTGGTGGGGTTGATATGACGATCGACACGGTAGAGCATTTATTAAATGTCCCTGTTGATTATGTCGTCTCTTTAAATTTCACAGCCTTTATGGAAATTGTTGATACCATCGGCGGTGTTGAAGTTGATGTGCCAATGCCGATTAGTGATACGGATAACGCTACTTACGGCACGATTGAAATTGATGAAGGATTACAAACATTAAATGGTGAAGAAGCGCTTGCTTATGCAAGAATGCGTAAAGATGATCCACGAGGTGATTTAGGTCGAGGGGATCGCCAAAAAGATATTATTGAAGCCGTTATTCGACAATCTGCTAACTTTAAAACGATTACTAACTTCAATTCTCTTATGGAAAGCCTCGGTAACAACTTGCGTACAAACCTTGGTTTTAGCAATTTAGTCAGTATGCATTCTTATGCCAGTGAATTAGATAACATCGATCAACTAAGCTTAGACGGCGATAATATGATGTTAGAGGGCATTTATTATTTCAGTCTTCATGAAGACTCTGTGCAAGATGTTTCTCAAAGATTGCAACAGCACCTTGAAATTTCTAATTTAGACGCTCAAGCTATGATCAACCAATAGTAAAAGCCTGACAGGAGAAAAGAACCGTCTCCCTGTCAGGCTTTTTAACTTACGTTTTCCTCATTCATTAAGCTTGTTTCGTTATCTATCAACAGTTGGCCAATGATCTTCCCAGCTAAGGGTTCTAATTTGCATTCGGATCACACCAGCTGCATCACCATCGTAGTAGTGGTGAATTAAATAGTCCTGGCCGTATGCTTGGAAAATATCTTGGCCTCCCGGACCAATTTGATTCCCTTCTGACTCTAAAATGACCGTTCCTCCACCTTCAGCAAGAGGCTGTCCTTGTTGATCTATATATGGTCCTGCCACCGACTCCGCACGACCTACAGCTATTTTATACGAACTGTCCGTACCTGCACAGCATTGATCCCATGAGGTGAATAAATAATAATACCCGTCTTTTTCTATTATGGTAGGTGCTTCAACAGGGTTGTGCTGAACAGAGGGCCTGTTTTGTAACGTTACCAACTCACCTGATGACACATCCGTAGGGTTGTCCATTTTCTGAAGCTTTATCCCACTAAAGTGCGAGCCGTATACGATCCAAAGGGAGCCTTCAGCCTCAAACACATGTGAATCAATGGCATTGTAATCAGTTACCCCCGGTTCTGATGTTAAAATAGGACCATGGTCAACCCAACTATTAAGATCATGAGGGGTCTCAGAACTTAAAACACCTATTGCCGATCGATTTGAGCCGAATGAGGATACAGCATAATATAAATAATAAGTGTTATCGTATTCAATAGCTTGCGGTGCCCAGAGATGTTCAGAATGGTAGTCAGTTACCCATTCTGGAACGGGAATTTCCCCAATTGCTTCCCAAGGCCCTTCAAGAGTCCCTTCTGATTTCCTTACATAAATACCTCCAGGATCATCAACACTTCTTAGAATTCCCGTGGAAAAGACATAATAAGCATCGTCCGTTCGAAGTAAAGCGGGATCATGTACAGGATCATCAATCTCACCAGGAACATAGTCACCAATATCACCGATCATATCCAACTTCCCCGTAGGCGGATTCTCTTGCTTGTTATGCTGTTGGTTTGCACCTCTATCAGCGAAAGATGCACCATTAAATAGAAACACACCTGCTGCAACAACGACGATGATACATAACATCCACATATAACCATTCATAACCTTCACTACTCTCTCTCCCTTCATATTTTTTGTAAGGGCTTTCATAATATATTATACATAATTGTACGTATAATTTAATAGTTTTTACTTAAAATTTTAAATTAGTACTAACGAATTATATCAATGTACCGATTTTGTTCTTTGTCACTTTTTCTCTCTTAAAATTTCATTCCTTATGACGGAACCAAGTTATATAGGTTTTCGTTCTTCTCCCAATGATTGGTATCAATCAGGATTTAAGCGTCCGTTATCTCCCGCTTAAATTGAGATCTCCACTCTATTTGCTGCTGGTCGTTTTACGGACGTTATCAGTGGTAAATTTAAAATGAGTGCTAACAGTTGAAGTGTTAGTGAGAAGAAATTTGATGATGTGTTTTCAAAATCATCTTTTAGCTTTTTTTGTTGCCCGTCTGCTAGAGAAATGTAAAAGTGAAACGTATCCATTTAAACATGTACCATTTATTTCAACCATTAGGATACATCAGCTTTCTTACTATATAAAAAACGAACGCATAGGTGAAGAAAGCGTTCGTTTTATTACTTAGTCGTTGACTTAACTAATTTATTTCTTTTACACTTATCCCTTGCGTTGAGTTTCTAATTATTATTTCAGGTTCATAAATAACTGGTGTCGTTTCAAAATGATGAGAAGACGTCTGCTTCTGTTCAACAAAATTGTATATTTTACGCCCAGCCTCTTTCCCCATTTCTTCTTTTGGATGCTTCACCGTCGTCAATTTAACTTCTGAAGCTACTGAAAGAAAGGAATCATCATATCCTACTACTGAAATATCTTCAGGCACAGACAACTTCATGTCTCTTATCACATCCAACAGCATTAATGCCAGTTGGTCATTATAGCAGACAATAGCAGTAGGTAGCTCTGACGTATTGCTTAAATGTTGCCTCAATTCTTCTACCGGCACCGTTTCCTTTGTTTCCGTTGTGTAAGTGATAATATTTTTGGGGCTTAAAGGAATACCACTTTCACGGTGAGCTTTAATAAAACCTTTCATACGCTTCGTACCTTGTATATCATCGTTTTTAAAAAAACCTAGAACGTATTCATGGCCAAGGTCCAACACATGACGTGCCTGCACTCTTCCACCTTCTACATCATTCATGATTAAATGAGTAGGCTCTAGTTCTTCATAATAAGCATTTATCATGACATACGGAATTCCTGTTCTTTCTAAATTTAAATAATAGTTAATATTTGGATTCGGGAGCGCACTTTTCGTCGGCTCTATAATAAGACCATCAAACCCTTGCTGTAACACGGCCTCGAGACACCGACGCTCTTGCTCAATATTATTGTTCGTACTAAACAACGTAACTTGATACCCATTTTCACTTAAATATCCTTCGATTCCTCGAATGATTGATGGAAAAATATAATCTGAAAAATAGGTTGTAATGACCGCTATATTTTTCGTTTGTTGGCCCGAAGTCCCATTTTTTGAAGCTGAACGGTCAGCACAAAATGTTCCTGCTCCCTGCTTTTTATAAATCCATCCGTCATTGACTAGTTCATCGATCGCTTTTCTCACCGTATGGCGACTTACTTCATACTCCTTCATCAATTCGGTTTCAGAGCCTACCTTTTGATGGGGTTGAATAAATCCCTGGAGGATCTGCGATTTAATCTTATTTTTCACAAAGTTATATTTTGTTTCCATTATCCACCTCACTCGTCTGACATATACGTACAACTATTGTATCATGTTCTTAAGGCAATCACACCCAAATCCTTTAATTTCCTTCCTGTAGTGTACAATAGCCCCATACATTTCTGACATTTTGTAGGTGGAAAATCAACAAGGTCCTTGGCATACTTACACGTGATAATCATTCTTTTATGACATAACGCCAGAGTTTGTTCAAGTTTGACCACTTTATAACACCGTTAATAATTAAACCGAGTCTTGCACACCCCATCTATCACGCTGCTTGTCCCTCATTTTTCTTTTCTAATTTGTGTAAGGTCCTTATAAAAAACCACATGATCACATAGGAAACGACACTTCCAGAAAAGAACAAAATGGCAGCAGGGAATGCTAACGAAAGGTGAGTAGCAGCCCAGACGATCATGACGAAAAGACACGCCATGTGCAACCGCCCTAGAACAAACAGGGCAGTCTTTTTAAATAGTTCAACTGGTCCACCTGTAAAGTGCGTTGAAATCGGTAATACCGAGACAACCATCAACAAGAAGAACATAACAATAATAATATATGAGACTGTAACGAGTAACGGTACATCTGTCCCAGACTGACTTATTAAACGGTAATTTATATATAATACAGCACCAATGCCACTTGTGAGCCACCCCACCAAATTAGCTTTCACTAGAGCATTTTTGAAGTACGATGAAAAAGACTTAATTAGTGCTATTTCCTCGTTCCCTTGAACCCATTTTCTAGATATAGAAAATAACGCCGCAGTTGCTGGAAATAAACCAAATAGCCCCAAACCTAACACGGTAAATCCAATCCATAATAGATTTAGCAAAGCAAACCGTGTTACTAATCGAAAAAAACGATCCAGATTTTCCATTATCATATGTTTCACCCTTTCGCTCTTTCATTTGGTTTGAGGCACTTTTTTATCCTTTTACACCACCTGATGTTAACCCCGCAATAAAGAACCTTTGGAAAAAGAGGAACAGAATAATAATTGGAATGATACTCAATACAGAACCTGCAAATAGTATTTGATAGTTATTCCCATATGGCGTTAATAATGTGGCCAATCCAATAGGTAACGTAAACATGTCATTTGACCTTAACACAAGTAACGGCCAGAGAAAATTATTCCAGCTTGTTAAACCTTGTAAAATGGCCATTGCTGCAAAAGAGGGTAACATAAGAGGCGCCATAATTTTAAAGAAAATACCATATTCCGTGCAACCGTCTATCCTGGCAGCCTCCATTAATTCTTTAGGAAGGCCGACGGCATATTGCCTAAAGAAGAATACCGCTATAGGAGCTACGATTAATGGCAGCATAACCGCAAGGTAAGAATCAACTAAATTAAAAGCTGTCATCATGCGGAAGAGAGGCAACATTAAAATTTCAAATGGAATCATTAAGATAAGCAGAACGAGAATAAATACGAATCGCTTCCCTTTAAATTCATACAAGGCGAGAGCATATCCTACCATTGATGAGAAAAAGAGGGATAAGACAATAAGTACAGCTGAAATAATGATACTATTTATATACCATTGCCAATAGCTACTTCCTTCCGCCCCAAAAATCGCTTGGAAATTTTGAAAATCAAAGGCAGAAAAGAATAATTCTCCTGATAATCCATATCTCATTAAATCCGATGCAGGACTTAACGACGCCACAACCAGTGAAATTACCGGAAATAACGCCACAAATGCCACTATTATAAATAAGCCTACAAGTAGACATGTTATCATTTTTTCTTTCAGCGTTTTTTCCATTATGAATCACCCTTTTTAAATGCACCAGTTAGGTATAATTGTATAACACTAACAACAAAGATTACTAAGAGCAGAACGATTCCCACTGCTGCTCCAAACCCCATGTCATTCCGCTGAATCCCTTCTTGATAAATATAGCCAACAACCGTTAAACCTATATTCCCAGGTGAACTCGTTTCCCAAAAAACAAAACTTTCTTCAAACATCCTAAACCCGTTAATGGTTGTAATCGTTGTTAAGAAGATCACAATTGGTTTAATTGCAGGGAATGTCACGTGTTGGAATTTCTGCCAGACGTTCGCTCCGTCAATATCTGCCGCTTCATACAAGTCGTGATTCACATTTTGCAATGCTGCAAGAAAATAAAGAATATTTACCCCCATCCAGCGCCATGAGGCTAAAGCGACCATTAAGAACATACCTGAAGCTGCTCCATACCGCCATTCTATTGGGGAAATTCCAAAGAAGCTAAGGAATTGATTAGCAATGGCCATATCAGAATCACCAAAAATCATTCTAAAAATCGTCCCCGCTACGATGACCGATGTTAGAGCAGGAATAAAAATAGCCGCTCGGAAAAAATTCGTCATTTTCATGAGCCGATGATTCAGAAAAACGGCAAAAACTAGGGGTAAGACGGTTAATAAAATAACTGTTAAAATAACATACACCGTCGTATTTTGTAATGCTGTATAAAATGTTGGGTTTAAAACTCTCTCATAGTTCCTTAATGCGATGTATTCTACCTGTCCAGGAAGCACTCTTTGAAAACTCATATTTATGGCGCTAATAAAAGGATAGAGGAATAAAAATAAAAATGAAAGAATAAAAGGTGATATGAAAATATAAGGCGCCGCTTTTTTAGAGTACAGAAAGCTAGATCGCTTCTTAGGCTTGTTCGGCATACCTAAAGGCTTTCCTTTTTCAGTGGGAATTGACGATTCCATGCCATGGCCTCCTTTTTAATTGATTGCCCAGGAAACTTACAGCGTCTCCTGGGCAAATTCCGTCTCGCTTTAATCTATCATTCTACTCCTTACAGCTTCTGCTGCATCTTCCAACGCTTCTTGCGGGGTTCTACTTTGATCGCGTAAAACGGAATGCATCACATTAGAATGAATTTCCTGTTGCGCATTTGTTGTCTGTTCAGTGATATTCAAATCATTAATTTCATCCCGAATATCAAGAAGTATGTCGAAAATATCATCATGGAAATAGTGATAGAAGCGATTATCTTCTGCCATGGCAGCAGAGTCCCACACATCATGTCTCGGTGGATCAAAGCCAAGAATTTCCCAAAGTTTAACATTTCCTTCTTCAGATAATTTCGCAAAAGCTAGGAAATCTTTCGCCAATTCAGGGTCTTCTGTTTGATTTGTTATGACAGTCCCTGTCCCACCCATACCAGCAGAGCGATTGCCGCCTTCATCCCACATTGGCAAAGGTCGAATTTGCATCTTTCCATCTAAATCTTCCATGTAGTCAAGAAAACGACCCATATACCACATTGGCATCATTAACGAGGCAGCTCCACCGTCATTCATAAAACCATAATATTCTTCCGCATGATGAAATCCTCCAGGGGCTATCTCTGCAATCTCATAGTCATAGACGAGGTCATAAATAAATTGTAGTGTCTCTACATTCGTTTCATTGTCAAGAATAACGTCGCCATTTTCATCGAAATAATCAGAACCTCTTTGACTAATTAAAGGCCAAAAGGTAAAATGCTCATCTGATTCTACTGTCGTCATAACCGCATCTGTATTAGCTACGACTTGTTTACCTGCCTCCACATAGTCATCCCATGTTTCAATAGAATCAATATCTACACCTGCTTCATTCATAATCTCTTCATTATAAAACATCACCGTTGCACCAACGTGATAATCAATTCCGTAATAATTATCATCTTTTGCGTAAATATCAAATCTAGATGTTACGACATCATCTAACTCTGGTTCAACAACATCATTCAAAGCTTCCAGTTGAACCTCACCTTGTAAATAATTCGCAAATTGACTAATCTCTATATCCGCAAAGTCTGGGGCACCACTACCCGATTGAAGTGAGAGTAATAAATTATTATGCATTTGGTCAAACGGATACGTTTCTGCGACTAACTTAATAGGACGGTCTGGATTTTCTTCATTCCACCGAATGACAGCGTCTTCAAAAAATTGAGTATGAAGTTCTTGGAAATTCCAAAATGTAAGCTCTGTTGCGCCTTCAACGTCATCCCCAACGACGGTTTGTTCTTCTAGGTCTCCACCTTCACCACTGGCATCATTTGAGTTATTTTCATTTCCCCCACATGCTGACAATAGAAAAACGCTTGAGAGTGCTGCTAAAGCCATTTTTTTCATTTTTAAACCCTCCTTTTATTTTGTGAAAAGTAAAACTTTCTAAAGTTGTGATGACGGCTAATGAATGCTAACAACTAAATCCCTACCAAGACGTTGCCCTAAAAAGTAAGTCAATCCCTTCGTGTCGAAAAATAATACCATGAACATCCAACTTAGAGCTGCTTCGCTTTTAGAAACACACATCTTCCAACTATAATAAAACATGCGTACAAGTTAACTATTTCAAAACGAGATTAAACTGGCTTCATCTTTAGAACGGTATTTCCCTAGCAAACCTTTGTTTGTTGGTAAAACCAACTCATTAGATAAGCGCTTTCATATTTCAGTAACTTGTACGTATGAGATATATTTAATTATAAATCAGCATAAAAACATACGCAAGTAATTTTATGTATTTTAATATAATCTAACAGCTAAAATGACAAAATTCGCGTTTTTCTATTATTTTATCATATATTTTTACACACATCGGCTATATTAGTTTGCTAGAAAAGGAGTAAGCTAAATCGATTAACTGATTTTAACATCTAAATTTTATGATGCTATTTCAAATATAAAGCTAAGCTTCAATCAGTGGGAGTTTTCCTTCATCCCCCACTGATTGTTAGTTTAACTTATCGGACCTTCAGGGCAGTTTAACCCCACCTAAACTTTTCGATCTGATTAAGATTTGAGGTGGGGTTTTACTGCCCCTTAAGAGCGGGATAAATGAGTACTTAATCTTAATTGCTTTAAACAGAGTATTTCCGTAAATAAAATTACAATTTCTCTAATAACATAACCATTCAGCAAATATAACGCCATTCTCACACTTTATAATGAAAAAACCCCATTCCGTAACTAAGAATGAAGGTAGCGGCAATAGCTCATTAAAGTGAGTAAGAATTGGCC
The Salipaludibacillus sp. LMS25 DNA segment above includes these coding regions:
- a CDS encoding N-acetylmuramoyl-L-alanine amidase — protein: MVKKTSLIVLSLFILAGLYSQLSDTVGYADAVETITEGEVTASSLIIREEPSPGAASLGSYRQGDKVTIYESSGDWYKVKHSSGWGYVHSAYINASMTKSAPGEKASGKVTVNNLHVRDSPSTEGQIISHLSRGTMIELGPFSNGWYQVSIGTTRGYIDSSYIEVQSGSSSKGESTPASSSNVSEQVGSGRVTATRLNVRSSASTEAEIIGSLTRGTTVELLSESSGWYKVETENGNGYIHGSYVNTTDLSSGGNTNSSGQLDGKTIFVDAGHGGSDPGAIVDGISEKAIALDVSLKLRHALESEGANVVMSRTGDSYIEVGERAEMANAAGADLFISIHANAFTSSSVNGSEVFYSSQTYGDSSRQLAQAIQSQLVNGLNRADRGVVERDLTVLTELDMPGILIEPGFMSNSSDMDMLMNQQNQLVTHIVNGFKNY
- a CDS encoding LCP family protein; amino-acid sequence: MSELQRSRRPSPKRKSPFRRLMKYTLLTLLFLVIVGGSVLGYMIFQVSSVTNDAQEELNRGEKSNFRDTVVNPVEDPISILFLGLDTREADLSGLTDAMILATFNPDDKTIKMVNIPRDSYVNIIGRDSMDKINHAHAFGGVDMTIDTVEHLLNVPVDYVVSLNFTAFMEIVDTIGGVEVDVPMPISDTDNATYGTIEIDEGLQTLNGEEALAYARMRKDDPRGDLGRGDRQKDIIEAVIRQSANFKTITNFNSLMESLGNNLRTNLGFSNLVSMHSYASELDNIDQLSLDGDNMMLEGIYYFSLHEDSVQDVSQRLQQHLEISNLDAQAMINQ
- a CDS encoding arabinan endo-1,5-alpha-L-arabinosidase, yielding MNGYMWMLCIIVVVAAGVFLFNGASFADRGANQQHNKQENPPTGKLDMIGDIGDYVPGEIDDPVHDPALLRTDDAYYVFSTGILRSVDDPGGIYVRKSEGTLEGPWEAIGEIPVPEWVTDYHSEHLWAPQAIEYDNTYYLYYAVSSFGSNRSAIGVLSSETPHDLNSWVDHGPILTSEPGVTDYNAIDSHVFEAEGSLWIVYGSHFSGIKLQKMDNPTDVSSGELVTLQNRPSVQHNPVEAPTIIEKDGYYYLFTSWDQCCAGTDSSYKIAVGRAESVAGPYIDQQGQPLAEGGGTVILESEGNQIGPGGQDIFQAYGQDYLIHHYYDGDAAGVIRMQIRTLSWEDHWPTVDR
- a CDS encoding GntR family transcriptional regulator; protein product: METKYNFVKNKIKSQILQGFIQPHQKVGSETELMKEYEVSRHTVRKAIDELVNDGWIYKKQGAGTFCADRSASKNGTSGQQTKNIAVITTYFSDYIFPSIIRGIEGYLSENGYQVTLFSTNNNIEQERRCLEAVLQQGFDGLIIEPTKSALPNPNINYYLNLERTGIPYVMINAYYEELEPTHLIMNDVEGGRVQARHVLDLGHEYVLGFFKNDDIQGTKRMKGFIKAHRESGIPLSPKNIITYTTETKETVPVEELRQHLSNTSELPTAIVCYNDQLALMLLDVIRDMKLSVPEDISVVGYDDSFLSVASEVKLTTVKHPKEEMGKEAGRKIYNFVEQKQTSSHHFETTPVIYEPEIIIRNSTQGISVKEIN
- a CDS encoding YesL family protein — translated: MIMENLDRFFRLVTRFALLNLLWIGFTVLGLGLFGLFPATAALFSISRKWVQGNEEIALIKSFSSYFKNALVKANLVGWLTSGIGAVLYINYRLISQSGTDVPLLVTVSYIIIVMFFLLMVVSVLPISTHFTGGPVELFKKTALFVLGRLHMACLFVMIVWAATHLSLAFPAAILFFSGSVVSYVIMWFFIRTLHKLEKKNEGQAA
- a CDS encoding carbohydrate ABC transporter permease, yielding MEKTLKEKMITCLLVGLFIIVAFVALFPVISLVVASLSPASDLMRYGLSGELFFSAFDFQNFQAIFGAEGSSYWQWYINSIIISAVLIVLSLFFSSMVGYALALYEFKGKRFVFILVLLILMIPFEILMLPLFRMMTAFNLVDSYLAVMLPLIVAPIAVFFFRQYAVGLPKELMEAARIDGCTEYGIFFKIMAPLMLPSFAAMAILQGLTSWNNFLWPLLVLRSNDMFTLPIGLATLLTPYGNNYQILFAGSVLSIIPIIILFLFFQRFFIAGLTSGGVKG
- a CDS encoding carbohydrate ABC transporter permease translates to MPNKPKKRSSFLYSKKAAPYIFISPFILSFLFLFLYPFISAINMSFQRVLPGQVEYIALRNYERVLNPTFYTALQNTTVYVILTVILLTVLPLVFAVFLNHRLMKMTNFFRAAIFIPALTSVIVAGTIFRMIFGDSDMAIANQFLSFFGISPIEWRYGAASGMFLMVALASWRWMGVNILYFLAALQNVNHDLYEAADIDGANVWQKFQHVTFPAIKPIVIFLTTITTINGFRMFEESFVFWETSSPGNIGLTVVGYIYQEGIQRNDMGFGAAVGIVLLLVIFVVSVIQLYLTGAFKKGDS
- a CDS encoding ABC transporter substrate-binding protein: MKKMALAALSSVFLLSACGGNENNSNDASGEGGDLEEQTVVGDDVEGATELTFWNFQELHTQFFEDAVIRWNEENPDRPIKLVAETYPFDQMHNNLLLSLQSGSGAPDFADIEISQFANYLQGEVQLEALNDVVEPELDDVVTSRFDIYAKDDNYYGIDYHVGATVMFYNEEIMNEAGVDIDSIETWDDYVEAGKQVVANTDAVMTTVESDEHFTFWPLISQRGSDYFDENGDVILDNETNVETLQFIYDLVYDYEIAEIAPGGFHHAEEYYGFMNDGGAASLMMPMWYMGRFLDYMEDLDGKMQIRPLPMWDEGGNRSAGMGGTGTVITNQTEDPELAKDFLAFAKLSEEGNVKLWEILGFDPPRHDVWDSAAMAEDNRFYHYFHDDIFDILLDIRDEINDLNITEQTTNAQQEIHSNVMHSVLRDQSRTPQEALEDAAEAVRSRMID